A region of Takifugu rubripes chromosome 6, fTakRub1.2, whole genome shotgun sequence DNA encodes the following proteins:
- the LOC105418413 gene encoding general transcription factor 3C polypeptide 5-like isoform X4 — MADFQCLAMHSEGGKNTSLYDKIILRKVESQAFFEQDLPYFLPPAIFSRLDTPVDYFYRPDIHQKPITGKRSSNNINLIGLNRTRRRHNAIFVSFTEPSVPTKCLEGAITNWEQVCQKDHDKQAEEQLRKMFESRPIWSRNAVKANINIQPDKLKLLLPVVAYYMLNMSFDCQVTGPWRSLWVRFGYDPRKMKDSKKYQLLDFRIRCSTKHGYSSSHMPVKPKRSALNYNLPITVNKTVPQPASLIELTTQEGPSTSRDTASSIYQLKESSYIFREGMLPPHRQMFYQLCDLDVESIRQVVDQNTGEEQVCEERDGWCVPGTKDKLRDMISGMIKKVVRGQKPALLVHSQKRRRRGLLSLNHPEVGDKAKEDIQEEEDKEDEGEDEDDDFQLSEESENEMETEMLDYI; from the exons ATGGCAGACTTTCAGTGCCTTGCTATGCATTCAGAAGGTGGAAAAAATACATCTTTGTATGACAAAATTATCCTCCGCAAAGTTGAGAGCCAAGCATTTTTTGAGCAGGACTTGCCCTACTTTCTGCCCCCGGCCATCTTCTCACGCCTAGACACTCCTGTGGATTACTTTTACCGACCTGACATCCATCAAAAACCTATCACTGG GAAGCGTTCCTCTAATAATATTAATTTAATCGGTTTAAACCGCACTCGGAGGCGTCACAATGCCATCTTTGTCAGCTTCACTGAACCCTCCGTACCCACCAAGTGCCTTGAGGGAGCCATAACTAACTGGGAACAAGTTTGCCAAAAAGATCACGATAAGCAGGCTGAAGAACAGTTGAGAAAG aTGTTTGAGAGCCGGCCCATCTGGTCACGGAACGCTGTCAAGGCCAACATCAATATCCAGCCTGATAAACTGAAATTACTGCTGCCTGTTGTGGCTTACTATATG TTAAACATGAGCTTTGATTGCCAGGTGACAGGACCATGGAGAAGTTTGTGGGTTAGGTTTGGATATGACCCCAGAAAGATGAAGGATTCAAAGAAATATCAGCTGCTGGACTTCAGGATCAGGTGCAGCACGAAGCATG GATATTCATCATCACATATGCCAGTAAAACCCAAGCGGAGCGCCCTTAACTACAATCTACCTATTACAGTCAACAAAACAG ttccaCAACCAGCCAGTTTAATAGAACTTACAACTCAGGAGGGCCCCAGTACCAGTCGGGACACAGCCTCAAGCATATACCAGCTAAAG GAGTCCTCCTACATTTTCCGAGAGGGCATGCTGCCTCCCCACAGACAGATGTTTTATCAGCTGTGTGACTTGGATGTAGAAAG TATCAGACAGGTGGTCGATCAGAACACCGGTGAGGAGCAGGTTTGTGAGGAGCGAGACGGCTGGTGCGTTCCCGGCACTAAAGATAAGTTGAGGGACATGATCTCGGGAATGATCAAGAAGGTGGTCCGAGGCCAGAAACCTG CATTGTTGGTGCACTCCCAGAAGCGCAGACGCAGAGGCCTGTTGAGCTTGAACCATCCAGAGGTAGGGGACAAGGCAAAGGAGGACattcaggaagaggaggacaaggaaGATGAGGGGGAAGATGAAGACGATGACTTTCAGCTATCGGAGGAAAGCGAAAatgagatggagacagaaatgCTGGATTATATTTAA
- the LOC101070169 gene encoding bile salt-activated lipase-like, whose protein sequence is MAMFGIVVAVAVFLETVSATSLGVVYTEGGMVEGDNIRLGFRRHMDIFKGIPFADMPGRFEKPKRHPGWDGVLKAKEYRNRCLQVNFRMTDTRGSEDCLYLNIWVPHGSSVSTDLPVMLWIYGGGFMIGGSMGGKFLDDYLFSGQEIAERGEVIVVTVGYRVGTLGFLSTGDSSLPGNYGLWDQQAAIAWVHRNIRSFGGDPDNITLFGESAGGASVSFQTLTPHNKGTIRRAISQSGVALCPWAVNRNPRRFAEEVALKVNCPTDEKMAACLKMTDPELLTLAGSLNKSRSPDNPLVSNLVLSPVIDGDFLPDEPYNLFHNAADIDYIAGVNDMDGHLFTTFDIPSINSQLVDTPVDEMKRLLRSYTKEKGAEAAEIGFSTYTLNWGSNPNRETIKKTVVDVGTDYIFLVATQAALYLHAAHAKTRRTYSYMFSEPSRLGGIAKPYPSWMGADHADDLFYVFGKPFTTPIIYWPRHRDVSRYMIAYWTNFAKTGDPNKGDLSVPVTWPQFTSTGHQYLEIHSKMDSGYVHQKMRMRYVHFWTSVLPNLNVTISE, encoded by the exons ATGGCAATGTTTGGGATTGTGGTGGCTGTTGCCGTCTTTCTGGAGACAGTCTCTGCCACCTCT CTTGGGGTTGTGTACACCGAGGGTGGCATGGTGGAGGGGGATAACATCCGCCTCGGGTTCCGCCGACACATGGACATTTTCAAGGGCATTCCCTTTGCCGACATGCCTGGAAGGTTTGAGAAACCAAAGCGTCACCCTGGCTGGGACG GTGTTCTCAAAGCCAAGGAATATAGAAATAGATGCCTCCAGGTCAATTTTCGAATGACCGACACCAGAGGGAGTGAGGACTGTCTTTACCTCAACATCTGGGTTCCTCATGGCAGCTCAG TGTCTACTGATCTGCCAGTCATGTTGTGGATCTACGGAGGAGGTTTCATGATTGGTGGGTCCATGGGCGGCAAATTCCTGGATGACTATCTGTTCAGCGGACAGGAAATTGCTGAAAGAGGAGAAGTCATTGTGGTGACGGTGGGGTACCGTGTGGGCACTCTGGGCTTCCTGAGCACCGGAGATTCTAGTTTACCTG GAAACTATGGGCTTTGGGACCAGCAAGCCGCCATTGCTTGGGTGCACAGGAACATCCGTTCATTTGGAGGAGATCCTGACAACATCACCCTCTTCGGAGAGTCCGCAGGTGGAGCTAGTGTCAGCTTCCAG ACCCTCACTCCCCACAACAAAGGGACGATCAGGAGGGCCATCTCCCAGAGCGGCGTGGCCCTCTGCCCGTGGGCTGTCAACAGGAACCCCCGCAGGTTTGCTGAGGAG GTTGCTCTGAAGGTCAACTGCCCCACTGATGAAAAAATGGCCGCCTGTTTGAAGATGACTGACCCCGAACTGCTTACATTGGCTGGTTCTCTCAATAAGAGCCGCTCACCCGATA ACCCCCTCGTATCCAACCTGGTCTTGTCTCCTGTGATCGATGGAGACTTCCTGCCAGACGAGCCTTATAACCTGTTTCACAACGCAGCAGACATCGACTACATCGCTGGAGTCAATGACATGGACGGACACCTCTTCACTACATTTGATATTCCTTCAATCAACTCACAGCTGGTAGACACCCCCGT TGATGAAATGAAAAGGCTCCTGAGATCCTACACTAAGGAGAAGGgtgcagaggctgcagaaatTGGCTTTTCCACATACACCTTAAATTGGGGATCAAATCCCAATAGGGAGACCATCAAGAAAACTGTGGTGGACGTTGGAACAGACTACATCTTCCTGGTTGCTACTCAGGCTGCCCTTTACCTTCACGCTGCCCATGCCAA AACGAGACGCACCTACTCATACATGTTCTCAGAGCCCAGCCGTCTGGGTGGTATTGCCAAGCCTTACCCCAGCTGGATGGGAGCCGACCATGCTGATGACCTTTTTTATGTCTTCGGAAAGCCATTTACCACCCCTATCATATACTGGCCACGACACAGGGATGTCTCTCGCTACATGATTGCCTACTGGACCAACTTTGCCAAAACTGG TGATCCCAACAAGGGAGACTTGAGTGTGCCTGTTACATGGCCTCAGTTCACCAGCACTGGACATCAATACCTGGAAATCCACTCAAAGATGGACTCAGGCTATGTGCACCAGAAGATGAGGATGCGTTATGTGCATTTCTGGACTAGCGTCCTCCCCAACCTCAATGTAACCATCTCTgaataa
- the LOC115250139 gene encoding bile salt-activated lipase-like — translation MAMFGIVVAVAVFLETVSATSLGVVYTEGGMVEGDNIRLGFRRHMDIFKGIPFADMPGRFEKPKRHPGWDGVLKAKEYRNRCLQVNLPMTDTRGSEDCLYLNIWVPHGSSVSTGLPVMLWIYGGGFLAGGSMGANFLDNYLYSGQEIAERGEVIVVTVGYRVGTLGFLSTGDSSLPGNYGLWDQQAAIAWVHRNIRSFGGDPDNITLFGESAGGASVSFQTLTPHNKGTIRRAISQSGVALCPWAVNRNPRRFAEEVALKVNCPTDEKMAACLKMTDPELLTLAGSLKMSGSPDNPLVSNLVLSPVIDGDFLPDEPYNLFHNAADIDYIAGVNDMDGHLFTAFDIPSINSQLVDTPVDEMKRLLRSYTKEKGAEAAEIGFSTYTLSWGSNPNRETIKTTVVDVGTDYIFLVATQAALYLHAAHAKTRRTYSYMFSEPNRLGGITKPYPSWMGADHADDLQYVFGKPFTTPLGYWPRHRDVSGYMIAYWTNFAKTGDPNKGDLSVPVTWPQFTSTGHQYLEIHSKMDSGYVHQKMRMRYVHFWTSVLPNLNVTISE, via the exons ATGGCAATGTTTGGGATTGTGGTGGCTGTTGCCGTCTTTCTGGAGACAGTCTCTGCCACCTCT CTTGGGGTTGTGTACACCGAGGGTGGCATGGTGGAGGGGGATAACATCCGCCTCGGGTTCCGCCGACACATGGACATTTTCAAGGGCATTCCCTTTGCCGACATGCCTGGAAGGTTTGAGAAACCAAAGCGTCACCCTGGCTGGGACG gtgttctcaAAGCCAAGGAATATAGAAATAGATGCCTCCAGGTCAATCTTCCAATGACTGACACCAGAGGGAGTGAGGACTGTCTTTACCTCAACATCTGGGTTCCTCATGGCAGCTCAG TGTCTACTGGTCTGCCAGTCATGTTGTGGATCTACGGAGGAGGTTTCTTGGCTGGTGGGTCCATGGGCGCCAACTTCCTGGATAACTATCTGTACAGCGGACAGGAAATTGCTGAAAGAGGAGAAGTCATTGTGGTGACGGTGGGGTACCGTGTGGGCACTCTGGGCTTCCTGAGCACCGGAGATTCTAGTTTACCTG GAAACTATGGGCTTTGGGACCAGCAAGCCGCCATTGCTTGGGTGCACAGGAACATCCGTTCATTTGGAGGAGATCCTGACAACATCACCCTCTTCGGAGAGTCCGCAGGTGGAGCTAGTGTCAGCTTCCAG ACCCTCACTCCCCACAACAAAGGGACGATCAGGAGGGCCATCTCCCAGAGCGGCGTGGCCCTCTGCCCGTGGGCTGTCAACAGGAACCCCCGCAGGTTTGCTGAGGAG GTTGCTCTGAAGGTCAACTGCCCCACTGATGAAAAAATGGCCGCCTGTTTGAAGATGACTGACCCCGAACTGCTTACATTGGCTGGTTCTCTCAAGATGAGCGGCTCACCCGATA ACCCCCTCGTATCCAACCTGGTCTTGTCTCCTGTGATCGATGGGGACTTCCTGCCAGACGAGCCTTACAACCTGTTTCACAACGCAGCAGACATCGACTACATCGCTGGAGTCAATGACATGGACGGACACCTCTTCACTGCATTTGATATTCCTTCAATCAACTCACAGCTGGTAGACACCCCCGT TGATGAAATGAAAAGGCTCCTGAGATCCTACACTAAGGAGAAGGgtgcagaggctgcagaaatTGGCTTTTCCACATACACCTTAAGCTGGGGATCAAATCCCAATAGGGAGACCATCAAGACAACTGTGGTGGACGTTGGAACAGACTACATCTTCCTGGTTGCTACTCAGGCTGCTCTTTACCTTCACGCTGCCCATGCCAA AACGAGACGCACCTACTCATACATGTTCTCAGAGCCCAACCGTCTGGGTGGTATTACCAAGCCTTACCCCAGCTGGATGGGAGCCGACCATGCTGATGACCTTCAGTATGTATTCGGAAAGCCATTTACCACCCCTCTGGGATACTGGCCACGACACAGGGATGTCTCTGGCTACATGATTGCCTACTGGACCAACTTTGCCAAAACTGG TGATCCCAACAAGGGAGACTTGAGTGTGCCTGTTACATGGCCTCAGTTCACCAGCACTGGACATCAATACCTGGAAATCCACTCAAAGATGGACTCAGGCTATGTGCACCAGAAGATGAGGATGCGTTATGTGCATTTCTGGACTAGCGTCCTCCCCAACCTCAATGTAACCATCTCTgaataa
- the LOC105418413 gene encoding general transcription factor 3C polypeptide 5-like isoform X2, whose amino-acid sequence MCSAPLMFSKDSPLLPSLGFLKNPNLTLAGMTFAYSNRRLELRFRPQDPFCHSLCGNRFSSSNLILRVRRRVRKNNPKDAEIHMDILGVIGTTYKFHGMADFQCLAMHSEGGKNTSLYDKIILRKVESQAFFEQDLPYFLPPAIFSRLDTPVDYFYRPDIHQKPITGKRSSNNINLIGLNRTRRRHNAIFVSFTEPSVPTKCLEGAITNWEQVCQKDHDKQAEEQLRKMFESRPIWSRNAVKANINIQPDKLKLLLPVVAYYMVTGPWRSLWVRFGYDPRKMKDSKKYQLLDFRIRCSTKHGYSSSHMPVKPKRSALNYNLPITVNKTVPQPASLIELTTQEGPSTSRDTASSIYQLKESSYIFREGMLPPHRQMFYQLCDLDVESIRQVVDQNTGEEQVCEERDGWCVPGTKDKLRDMISGMIKKVVRGQKPALLVHSQKRRRRGLLSLNHPEVGDKAKEDIQEEEDKEDEGEDEDDDFQLSEESENEMETEMLDYI is encoded by the exons ATGTGTTCCGCTCCGTTGATGTTTTCAAAGGACTCCCCTTTGCTGCCAAGCCTGGGCTTTTTGAAAAACCCAAACCTCACCCTGGCTGGGATG ACTTTTGCCTACTCAAACAGACGTCTTGAGCTCCGTTTCAGACCTCAAGACCCTTTCTGCCACTCTCTCTGTGGAAACCGCTTTTCCTCAAGCAACCTCATCCTGAGAGTGAGGCGTCGGGTGCGAAAAAATAACCCCAAGGATGCTGAGATCCACATGGACATACTGGGAGTCATTGGAACAACATACAAATTCCatg GGATGGCAGACTTTCAGTGCCTTGCTATGCATTCAGAAGGTGGAAAAAATACATCTTTGTATGACAAAATTATCCTCCGCAAAGTTGAGAGCCAAGCATTTTTTGAGCAGGACTTGCCCTACTTTCTGCCCCCGGCCATCTTCTCACGCCTAGACACTCCTGTGGATTACTTTTACCGACCTGACATCCATCAAAAACCTATCACTGG GAAGCGTTCCTCTAATAATATTAATTTAATCGGTTTAAACCGCACTCGGAGGCGTCACAATGCCATCTTTGTCAGCTTCACTGAACCCTCCGTACCCACCAAGTGCCTTGAGGGAGCCATAACTAACTGGGAACAAGTTTGCCAAAAAGATCACGATAAGCAGGCTGAAGAACAGTTGAGAAAG aTGTTTGAGAGCCGGCCCATCTGGTCACGGAACGCTGTCAAGGCCAACATCAATATCCAGCCTGATAAACTGAAATTACTGCTGCCTGTTGTGGCTTACTATATG GTGACAGGACCATGGAGAAGTTTGTGGGTTAGGTTTGGATATGACCCCAGAAAGATGAAGGATTCAAAGAAATATCAGCTGCTGGACTTCAGGATCAGGTGCAGCACGAAGCATG GATATTCATCATCACATATGCCAGTAAAACCCAAGCGGAGCGCCCTTAACTACAATCTACCTATTACAGTCAACAAAACAG ttccaCAACCAGCCAGTTTAATAGAACTTACAACTCAGGAGGGCCCCAGTACCAGTCGGGACACAGCCTCAAGCATATACCAGCTAAAG GAGTCCTCCTACATTTTCCGAGAGGGCATGCTGCCTCCCCACAGACAGATGTTTTATCAGCTGTGTGACTTGGATGTAGAAAG TATCAGACAGGTGGTCGATCAGAACACCGGTGAGGAGCAGGTTTGTGAGGAGCGAGACGGCTGGTGCGTTCCCGGCACTAAAGATAAGTTGAGGGACATGATCTCGGGAATGATCAAGAAGGTGGTCCGAGGCCAGAAACCTG CATTGTTGGTGCACTCCCAGAAGCGCAGACGCAGAGGCCTGTTGAGCTTGAACCATCCAGAGGTAGGGGACAAGGCAAAGGAGGACattcaggaagaggaggacaaggaaGATGAGGGGGAAGATGAAGACGATGACTTTCAGCTATCGGAGGAAAGCGAAAatgagatggagacagaaatgCTGGATTATATTTAA
- the LOC105418413 gene encoding general transcription factor 3C polypeptide 5-like isoform X3, translated as MCSAPLMFSKDSPLLPSLGFLKNPNLTLAGMTFAYSNRRLELRFRPQDPFCHSLCGNRFSSSNLILRVRRRVRKNNPKDAEIHMDILGVIGTTYKFHGMADFQCLAMHSEGGKNTSLYDKIILRKVESQAFFEQDLPYFLPPAIFSRLDTPVDYFYRPDIHQKPITGKRSSNNINLIGLNRTRRRHNAIFVSFTEPSVPTKCLEGAITNWEQVCQKDHDKQAEEQLRKMFESRPIWSRNAVKANINIQPDKLKLLLPVVAYYMLNMSFDCQVTGPWRSLWVRFGYDPRKMKDSKKYQLLDFRIRCSTKHGYSSSHMPVKPKRSALNYNLPITVNKTVPQPASLIELTTQEGPSTSRDTASSIYQLKESSYIFREGMLPPHRQMFYQLCDLDVESIVGALPEAQTQRPVELEPSRGRGQGKGGHSGRGGQGR; from the exons ATGTGTTCCGCTCCGTTGATGTTTTCAAAGGACTCCCCTTTGCTGCCAAGCCTGGGCTTTTTGAAAAACCCAAACCTCACCCTGGCTGGGATG ACTTTTGCCTACTCAAACAGACGTCTTGAGCTCCGTTTCAGACCTCAAGACCCTTTCTGCCACTCTCTCTGTGGAAACCGCTTTTCCTCAAGCAACCTCATCCTGAGAGTGAGGCGTCGGGTGCGAAAAAATAACCCCAAGGATGCTGAGATCCACATGGACATACTGGGAGTCATTGGAACAACATACAAATTCCatg GGATGGCAGACTTTCAGTGCCTTGCTATGCATTCAGAAGGTGGAAAAAATACATCTTTGTATGACAAAATTATCCTCCGCAAAGTTGAGAGCCAAGCATTTTTTGAGCAGGACTTGCCCTACTTTCTGCCCCCGGCCATCTTCTCACGCCTAGACACTCCTGTGGATTACTTTTACCGACCTGACATCCATCAAAAACCTATCACTGG GAAGCGTTCCTCTAATAATATTAATTTAATCGGTTTAAACCGCACTCGGAGGCGTCACAATGCCATCTTTGTCAGCTTCACTGAACCCTCCGTACCCACCAAGTGCCTTGAGGGAGCCATAACTAACTGGGAACAAGTTTGCCAAAAAGATCACGATAAGCAGGCTGAAGAACAGTTGAGAAAG aTGTTTGAGAGCCGGCCCATCTGGTCACGGAACGCTGTCAAGGCCAACATCAATATCCAGCCTGATAAACTGAAATTACTGCTGCCTGTTGTGGCTTACTATATG TTAAACATGAGCTTTGATTGCCAGGTGACAGGACCATGGAGAAGTTTGTGGGTTAGGTTTGGATATGACCCCAGAAAGATGAAGGATTCAAAGAAATATCAGCTGCTGGACTTCAGGATCAGGTGCAGCACGAAGCATG GATATTCATCATCACATATGCCAGTAAAACCCAAGCGGAGCGCCCTTAACTACAATCTACCTATTACAGTCAACAAAACAG ttccaCAACCAGCCAGTTTAATAGAACTTACAACTCAGGAGGGCCCCAGTACCAGTCGGGACACAGCCTCAAGCATATACCAGCTAAAG GAGTCCTCCTACATTTTCCGAGAGGGCATGCTGCCTCCCCACAGACAGATGTTTTATCAGCTGTGTGACTTGGATGTAGAAAG CATTGTTGGTGCACTCCCAGAAGCGCAGACGCAGAGGCCTGTTGAGCTTGAACCATCCAGAGGTAGGGGACAAGGCAAAGGAGGACattcaggaagaggaggacaaggaaGATGA
- the LOC105418413 gene encoding general transcription factor 3C polypeptide 5-like isoform X1, with translation MCSAPLMFSKDSPLLPSLGFLKNPNLTLAGMTFAYSNRRLELRFRPQDPFCHSLCGNRFSSSNLILRVRRRVRKNNPKDAEIHMDILGVIGTTYKFHGMADFQCLAMHSEGGKNTSLYDKIILRKVESQAFFEQDLPYFLPPAIFSRLDTPVDYFYRPDIHQKPITGKRSSNNINLIGLNRTRRRHNAIFVSFTEPSVPTKCLEGAITNWEQVCQKDHDKQAEEQLRKMFESRPIWSRNAVKANINIQPDKLKLLLPVVAYYMLNMSFDCQVTGPWRSLWVRFGYDPRKMKDSKKYQLLDFRIRCSTKHGYSSSHMPVKPKRSALNYNLPITVNKTVPQPASLIELTTQEGPSTSRDTASSIYQLKESSYIFREGMLPPHRQMFYQLCDLDVESIRQVVDQNTGEEQVCEERDGWCVPGTKDKLRDMISGMIKKVVRGQKPALLVHSQKRRRRGLLSLNHPEVGDKAKEDIQEEEDKEDEGEDEDDDFQLSEESENEMETEMLDYI, from the exons ATGTGTTCCGCTCCGTTGATGTTTTCAAAGGACTCCCCTTTGCTGCCAAGCCTGGGCTTTTTGAAAAACCCAAACCTCACCCTGGCTGGGATG ACTTTTGCCTACTCAAACAGACGTCTTGAGCTCCGTTTCAGACCTCAAGACCCTTTCTGCCACTCTCTCTGTGGAAACCGCTTTTCCTCAAGCAACCTCATCCTGAGAGTGAGGCGTCGGGTGCGAAAAAATAACCCCAAGGATGCTGAGATCCACATGGACATACTGGGAGTCATTGGAACAACATACAAATTCCatg GGATGGCAGACTTTCAGTGCCTTGCTATGCATTCAGAAGGTGGAAAAAATACATCTTTGTATGACAAAATTATCCTCCGCAAAGTTGAGAGCCAAGCATTTTTTGAGCAGGACTTGCCCTACTTTCTGCCCCCGGCCATCTTCTCACGCCTAGACACTCCTGTGGATTACTTTTACCGACCTGACATCCATCAAAAACCTATCACTGG GAAGCGTTCCTCTAATAATATTAATTTAATCGGTTTAAACCGCACTCGGAGGCGTCACAATGCCATCTTTGTCAGCTTCACTGAACCCTCCGTACCCACCAAGTGCCTTGAGGGAGCCATAACTAACTGGGAACAAGTTTGCCAAAAAGATCACGATAAGCAGGCTGAAGAACAGTTGAGAAAG aTGTTTGAGAGCCGGCCCATCTGGTCACGGAACGCTGTCAAGGCCAACATCAATATCCAGCCTGATAAACTGAAATTACTGCTGCCTGTTGTGGCTTACTATATG TTAAACATGAGCTTTGATTGCCAGGTGACAGGACCATGGAGAAGTTTGTGGGTTAGGTTTGGATATGACCCCAGAAAGATGAAGGATTCAAAGAAATATCAGCTGCTGGACTTCAGGATCAGGTGCAGCACGAAGCATG GATATTCATCATCACATATGCCAGTAAAACCCAAGCGGAGCGCCCTTAACTACAATCTACCTATTACAGTCAACAAAACAG ttccaCAACCAGCCAGTTTAATAGAACTTACAACTCAGGAGGGCCCCAGTACCAGTCGGGACACAGCCTCAAGCATATACCAGCTAAAG GAGTCCTCCTACATTTTCCGAGAGGGCATGCTGCCTCCCCACAGACAGATGTTTTATCAGCTGTGTGACTTGGATGTAGAAAG TATCAGACAGGTGGTCGATCAGAACACCGGTGAGGAGCAGGTTTGTGAGGAGCGAGACGGCTGGTGCGTTCCCGGCACTAAAGATAAGTTGAGGGACATGATCTCGGGAATGATCAAGAAGGTGGTCCGAGGCCAGAAACCTG CATTGTTGGTGCACTCCCAGAAGCGCAGACGCAGAGGCCTGTTGAGCTTGAACCATCCAGAGGTAGGGGACAAGGCAAAGGAGGACattcaggaagaggaggacaaggaaGATGAGGGGGAAGATGAAGACGATGACTTTCAGCTATCGGAGGAAAGCGAAAatgagatggagacagaaatgCTGGATTATATTTAA